From the genome of Daphnia pulicaria isolate SC F1-1A chromosome 5, SC_F0-13Bv2, whole genome shotgun sequence:
CCACGCACATGCTATAAAGATAATTTACCTTGCTTGCCCTGATGTTTCTCTTCTGGACAAAGCTTCACACCCAATCGTGAGCAGCCATTgtttataataaaaatgacATTAATGtttgccgctagatggcataGAGTCCAGTTAATAAACTTtacgctattttttttttattatataaaatTAAACGATAGGATATCAATCAccatataaaaacaaattaccgATAAGAGAATATAAAGGAGATATATTAGCTCAGTCCTGTTTGACTTCTGCACTATTCCATAATGAGGAGCTCTGTTTGAAAATGAATATGAAAATATCtcggaaatttgaattttggattCTTTAGTAATTGACGAACAAATCTATACCTAATAACCTCAAAATCCCAGGATCAaagtgacaaaaaaaaaacagtcctCCAAACACAAActgcaaaacaaacaaaaaacaaactttataTTGAGTAGGTCGTAAATACTTGTTGGACACTAATGTGTCTGCGCATGTCGACAATAAGTGTTCGATGCTAGTCTGGACATCCTCGTCGTTCTTTGTATAATCTATGGGAACATGCGTCAATAGGAAGTATGCTATTGCTATTataaatgtaatttttcaCTGTTTAGGCTACGCATGTTCCCTTAATGATATTAAAATCATGGGAGATGTCAGTATATGTTATTTTGCAATTGGAGACCGTATTTTGTTTGCCGGGACTTATGACTATTATAATAAATTCTTATAAATAAGAAGTTTCTCGTACCGGACTACCGGGGCACACGTATGAACTGGCTAGCAAACGCTACCACTTTTTGACGAGGGTGTTGTATTGATCTACCAATAGTTTTAGAATCGTTCAGCCGGCGATATCGGGATGAACGATTATTTTAGTTTATGTATAACATGACGTATCAGACGGAAAcggttataaaaaaaactatcacACATTTTTAACAATTTCAATCATTTATCGCAAGAAATTATCAATGATTTCGTTTTTAAACCATGCTTGGCTAAATTGAATATGGTCACCTTCCACTTGTAGAAAATGGAGTTTTCCTTCATCATCCATTGCACGTAAACCAAGGCGAtcctaaaagatttttttttaatgtaattatTAGAAAATTGTAATGTAAGACACGATATACTTCAAGGTAAAGTTGCGAATCTCGAAGAGTGTAAGTTGAGTTCAAATCATTCTCCTTATAAAAACCGAACCATTCTGCACGAATATATTAAAGGTGAAGAGTAACACACTGTTAAAATGTCGCGATTCAATTGAGCTTTAAAGCTGCGCGTACCTGTTTCAATTGGTTGGACAACTGTATCTTTAGTAAACTTAACCATGACGAAGTTTTTCAGTTGCTTAAGGTTATTTTTGTATGTATCATTTATAGACTATTAAAAGAAATAGTAGATAGTTTCGGTTTCAGTTAAAAAAGGACCAATGAAAAATTCTCATACCCTTTCGTTATTGATATCCGCAAGAAATACACTTGCTTTTTTGTATGCCTTTTCATCTAGTGGATCATGCCAATATTCAGCAGGAGTAACAAACTTTTGAATCCATCTTGATAAAATTAGTTctgttaaaattatttttgtaaatacaTAGGTCTCAAGTAGACAAACTTTTTGTAAGCTCCATGATTAAGTAGCGAGCGAACGTAGTCACAAAATTTGACATCATCTCCTAGACAACGGGGTAACCCATATACACCTTGGTGTTGAGAGCCTAAAGTGACAAGATTTACCATCGGAGGTTCAGGGCAACGTTGAGCTACAGCTCTCCTATAATAagcagaaaattaaaatgattcAAAGATAATCTTAACtattcaacaataaaaatgtaattacaaGAACTGCCCCCCTTGAGATACCCCTAATCCATGATATCCTAATGCTAATTTAGGGTCATTTTTGATAAGATCACAGACAAATTCAACTTGATCGTTTGCATTCTTGATGTATGCATTTTCAAAATCCTACATAATATTGGAATTGTTggtgtaaatttttaattgagcTATACTGAATTAATACCTCACGAATGGTCTTGCCAATCTTCAGGGAAATTACATAGACCTCAggaatttgttgttgtataaATTTCTGTAGGCCCCCAATACTCAATGGATTGCAGCAAACATCACCTACATacccattttaaaatttatcatgaaattttgaatgaagTAGAAATCTTAAATGTGATTACCTAATCCGTGCCAGATCACAATTGGTAGTATTGATAAAACCATTTGACAATTTATTAATAAGAGGAAAACACACATTAAGGGAAGTATGTACTTCATTCTTGATTCTTTACCCAAGGAGAACTACTCATAAACTTACGGGGTCAAGCTAATAAGTTAGCTTGGAATTTAGACAAAGCAGTTACGTAATTGAATTACAACCATGCACGAGTTTCTCACGTTGACATTTGACATTGGCATTTGAGTATTTGACATTTCTTGGTGCTggcttcaaaattttttattcttttttctaaggTTAGTGTTGAGTATTTTCAACAGGTGGCCAGGTTGGTTCACGATCGTTCTCAATAGAGGGCTATTCAaggaatcttaaaaaaaagaatgttgcaggaaaaaaccgaaaaacaacaaaatcgtaaaaaggttattaaaataatttaaagtcGCTTCAATTTAAAAACGTAGAACTGCGGGTCATCGAAAGGGTGACGGCAAAATAGTTCACGAGTCACCACCGTTTTGgcgttttcccatttttctacCCACTGTACACAAATTCGATCATTGCCTGCGGTCGATAAGCATAAGTTGCCTCCGTGTCCGTGATGAGACACAACTTCCGTGAAAACAACTGGAACCCATTTAGAACTTAGGAAAATCAGATTTCCATTTTACATCAGATTACCTTTTACCTAAATAAAGTGGTATATCTGAgcgcttttttctttatgagCCGTATTTCGTCATTACTCATTAGCCACATTTTAGTGGGCCCCGGATTGCTCCCATGTGCTTGCGATTATAATGGGCTCAACGTTGAATATTTTCTTCCATAATAGACGGCGACgtcttttttagatttttttctttgtctaaCTTCAACTTGACGCACCAATCGAGTAATGAATttacgattttttttgttaataaaataaaataattaggttaaatctattgccacgacatgagaacgtttttttttctagccgGTAGATGGCGAGAAACGAAACAACTGACAGAAATTCAGCAAAATGTCAGATTTTAATCATAAACATGAAAAGGTTACTTTATTGTTTTATATACTTAgttcttctttatttcatttgattttatatGGTTTAAATACTAATTTTAAAGGTTCGAATATGAAActcaatttcttgttacaaaattcaaatttctttgctGTGACTGGATACTCACATGACTGGTTATATTGACATATTGtatcaaacaaataatgggTTTAATTAATGATTGGTAAAGGTGCTGACAGGACTAGTCTTTCTTCAAGATGCTGCTTCTAGAAGTTCTCAGCTTACTAATGGAATGGTCAATATTTTGACTTCATTTGATGAAAGGCTTGCGAGACTTGAAAAAACCATTTTACCAGTCTacaatgagacaaaaaatttgcaaCAGAAACAAGAAAGTAAATTAGTAATGATATATTTCTCGTATttctaaatttacaaaatcaaaatttcttcgtGTTTATAGACATTGATAAAACATTAGCCTCTTTGGATCACGTTATTAGCTATTACAGTGTCAGCAAGGAAGTTGAGCCTGTCATAAAAGAGAGCCCTTCAAGTCAGGGTCTAGAAATTTTTCTCCAATCCCTCGGTCGATTGCAAGAAGCTATGCATTTCTTTGAGAGAAATAATCCACAGAGTGTGGAGTTAGAAAATGttgtaagtttcttttttatttgaaatcaccATACCttacaaacttaaaaaaaacaacttttgtaTTAGATGAGCCTATTTGAAACTGGCAAAGATAATATTATCAGCGAATTTAAAGAACACTTAGCGAAACATAGTCAAACCATTCCTGCTATAGCACTTTTGGAAGCTCTAGCAAATGATGAAGGTGAACCCCATTTATCTAAAACTACCTGAAAATTCAATGTAATGTTCCATTTTCATTCCAGAGGAGATAAGTATAAATCACTTCTCTGCAGATGTGAAAGACAATTTGATGCAAATAGCTGATTGGCTTGTAACTCACAATGAAGATGACTTCATGAATGTAACTTGTAATCATCAATCATTAATCCACACCATATTAAATAAACTTTATCACTGATTTACTTTCCAGGTTTACGCTCGGTTCCGCGCAAATACTGTGCAGAAAACCCTTCTTGGCCTTCGTGATCATTTGAGAAGTTCATCTACTGGGGTATCGAGCCACCAAGGCGTGAGTCCCGTGGCTGCCATGTCGGGAACGGCTACATTGCTGGTAATCTAATATTTACTTTGACTACTATTAGGCAAGAtataatgaaattattttataatttcagGCAAAATCAGGTGTCAAAGCCAGTTATGACACTCCAAGTAGAAAGACTTCAAAGAAACTACAGCAAATGCTTGAGCGCAAGGCCAACCAAATGCTTTTGAAAGCTTCTCAAACTTTGGAAAGCTCTACAGGACTGGCTTTGGGCTCTAGGAGAAGCGCTGCGGGTGAGAAgacgaaattgaattaattttactttttcccaattatcattattgtttcttcttcagacAGTATAAAAGAAGATGCTGTCGAAGAACACGAAATCGAATCGTTCTTAACCGAATTCACGGCACTTTTGCGACTTCTGCAGAGTGAACTGCGACTTATGTTGGGTATTGTCCCTTTGCCGCATCAAAAAGCTGTTCTGTCTATCACTCTCAGAGACGCATTGGAAATGATCTGTCACGATGCCGAGGTTGGAAATATTCTTGATTCAATTTCATCGGTTAGTCATTCTTGTACTTTACTAATTTTTAGAGCTTAAGCGGCCGAGCGCGCCGAAGTGTTTCACGTCAAGAGTTCGGTCCCgttttgcttctttttcctGCCTTACGCCATTTAGTGTGTTTTAAAGGCGACTGTGATAAATTGCTGGAAGGATGCGATTCTTCTGTTCGCACACGATTTTACGCAATGGTTAATAATCTCCATACAACCGTAAGCTAATAACTCACCATAATTCAGATTCGTTTTATCACTGTGTTATTTTGTGATTGATTAGTGCGGAAAGGCCCTTGAAGACTTTGCAGAATCTGTACGTTCTGAATCTGCAGCTCCATTGCCTAGAGATGGCACGGTCTATGAAATGACGAGCAATGTCGTTCTTTTCCTTGGCCAGTTGACTGATTTGTCTGACACAGTCGGTCCGCTTCTCGCCCAAGATCAAAGTTATTCCAACGCATTGGTACACACTCAACCCTGGCCGAAACCTCAGAGAAACAAAGCTTTACTAGGACTTTATATCAGTAATTCATTTTGCTTGATCAGGTTTAACTTAAAATCTAGCTTGATTaacaaataactttttttttttttttagaaaaagtgTTGGTTCAACTAAATTTAACTTTAGTTACTAAAAGCGATGCGTACAGCGATTCTTCTTTGCGCTATATTTTTCGTTTAAATAACAGCCACTATTTGTTAAGCGCACTACAGCGTAGTGGCCTATTAGACCTGTTGAAGGTAAAGCACAAAATTGTAGTCAAAAGTAAATGTACTCAcatattttggtgtttttagGTTGTGGAACCAGAATGCGAGCCGATTTACCGAGAAATGATCAACGAACAGAAGAGGCTCTATTCTCAAAGGTATTGATACTTTGTTCCTTtgctttgaattttttgttgaacTCACCGTTActattcaattaattaaataacctACAGTTGGAACAAGGTCTTAGCCCCAATATGGAATTCGGAAGATGTTCCAGCATCTGTACTTCTTTCCGGCAGGTTACGGGAAAAGGATAAAGctttaattaaagaaaagttCTCGGTAGGTCTTCAAAAgttaaaataagctttacatgtgtaaaaatgttgttttttgatCCGATAAATCTTTTAGACCCTTAACAAGGAGTTTGAAGAATTGTCCAGAGAGCAACGAGGTTATTCAGTGCCAGACGTTGAGCTTCGCGAGAGTCTGAAGCGTGATAACAAAGAGTACATCCTACCGAAGTATCAGGCTTTCTATGACAAGTACAGCAACGCGCAGTTCAGCAAACACAGTGAAAAATACATCAAGTACTCACCGGCCCAAATTTCATCGGTAATCGATACATTTTTCGACGTTGCTGCATGATGATCAAAACGATCAAGGTTAACAAAAAATCATCCTGATTGTATTTTCAAcaccaatttaaatttattaaaaaatgaaattacaatAGCGACAAGTCTGAATtctattaaaacaaaaaggaaattatatCCGTCAGCGATGACTAAACAGCATGTACACACTTGTACAGgcacattccattccatttcacaaataaacaaaacctGCTAAAACGTTCAACTTTGACGTGTAGAACAGAAGACacatgagaaaaataaaacggctCTACCTTGTTTTGTGCATAATACTGATGACAGCTGTTGTCTTAGAAACGTAGCACCGCTAGATTAAACTGAGCCACTCGAAGGACGTTTAAACGCATCAAACAAATTCTAGAAAACAGATAGGACGCAACACTTGTCAtcagaaaattcaattttgtcaCTCCTTCACACCCGAGGACTAGGATACTATTTAGGGTCTTGGTTGGTAAGCCTTCGCGTTCTCGTCAAGCCTGTTTGGAGCACGTTTTACCATGTTCATCCCAATGCGCAACCTACAAtcgttattaaaaaaaaaaaaacgttacaAAACAAATATACAATAACTGAGTTGCGATATTACCTGACAGTCACGGGAACAGTAGAATGTGGTTTGACACCCGCTGCACTTTTGCTGAGCTTCTTGTCCACACTTCAGGCAAGTGTAAAGCGGGTGTTGCTGTGGCTGCGGAACATCTCGTGAGAGTCGACGAATGGCAGGCTGTCTAGCAATGTCCGACTGCTGGCCAGGAAAATGTCTTTGCGCTTGAGCATTAATTGGCGGCGAAGACATGGGCATATGGCGTTGCTGCTGCATGATTTGGTGTTGTGCGTTTTGCAAGGAATGGGCTTGTGAATGTGGCacttgctgttgttgcattcCGCTCAAGTGATGTGATACTGTCGGCTGATTTGTCAGCTGTTGCGAGGAAGATTGTTGTCTTATTCGCTGCTGCTGAACGGGTGCTTGTGCTTGTTGTAGGTGCGATCCAAGAATGGACATATTTTGCTGGCGCGAGGGACTGTCTCCTGCAATAGGACCAGCCAAACGATTGTGAAGTTGCTGAGATGAGCCCAATGACTGTTGCGAACCATTAGGGTGCATGTACTGGTGTTGTAGTGTCgcctgttgctgctgtcgaTAAGGCCCAGCTTGATAATTGACGGGTGCTTGCATCCGATTAGACTGCAGGTTTTGAACGTATGCTTGGTGTGCAGTTTGCTGTGCAGTTTGTTGTGGCCAAGTAGAATGTGGTGGTGGAACTGTTTGCTGAACCGCCGGCATGCGATGTCTACCTGTGTACTGTGCGTTAATTATAggtacaacaacagcagtatTTTGCACTACAGTTGACTGATATGCAACCATTCCGTTATTCACGGAGTTGCCAGTCCATCCTTGACGTGGCATACCGGGATGTCCCTCCATGGCAACAGTGTTTGGGCTGTGTTGTGTAGGACCAGGCGTCTGCTGATTAACCTGACGATTTTGATTGGTGATCATTGTATTCAGCGCACCGATGGGCGAATGATCGCCTTGCGTAACAGTGTTAACTGGAGTCCGGTCGGCTGATGAACGTTCGACTGAATTTTGATTACTAGCTTGCATTTGGTTTGCCAATGTTGGAGATCGGAATGCTTCTGGAGTAGCTAGATGGATCGTAAAAGTCGGCATCGATGATTTCCCCGATGAGGGGGAAAATTCTACGCGAGACGGAAGTATAGCTGACTGATCTTTATACTTTGTCCCAATGTCAATAGCGGATCGCAGGTTGTTTTCTAACATTTGCTTCATATAAGTTGAATCCACGGCTGCCATTCCGTACCAATTAGCTTTTTGAGCTTGATGAATGATCGAATCGAACAGTAGAGCGGCCGTAGTATTCTTCTTAAGCATTAGCCGATAGAAAGGTATAAGGTAATCTTTCATTATCCCAGCACTTTGGCGCAACAATGGGTTATCACGGGCAATGTTAGAAAAATCCTTTGAACAGGAATAACTGCATTTCCAGTGGGTAAAATTGCGACAGCCGTTCACAATTTCTTGATACAGAATCGCTTCATCATCCGAATTAGCCGTTGGACTGTTTGGATTAATAAACTGGGCATAGAAGGGGTAAGCTTCACTTAAAGACTTCAAGGAAATAGGGTGTGGAGACAGAGCGAACGAAGCTGGAGTTATATTTTGGCTAGTAGATGCTTGAGTAGGTTCAGGATTGGTCAAGTTTTCTACTCGGAGAGCAATAGGATTGCTGGATGGCGTAGACTGAATGATGGATGGCGATCCAAGTGTCGTGGTTGTTACGTTAGATAAAGTGGGACTACCACCAGCAACTGATGTACTCGGTATTCTCAAACACATTGGCTGAGTCTGaggtgaaaaatcagtttccataacGACAGGAGATTGCACTTCTGAAGAAACAGCAACAGTCTCTATGATATGATATGTTGACCCTGTATCTTCTATCAATAAGTTTGATAATGATTCAGCAACTGTCACTGGTGGTACCGTAGTTGGCAACTGTTGTGCAAACGGAAACTGACGAGGAGATTGTCTTGAATCAGGTGAACTTGGATTATCTAATGCAGAATTCTCCGGCTGCGTGGCAGGTTTCGAcgcagtttcttcttttttttcttcttggattTTAATTGGAAGCAACTGACACAGTTTAGgaatcaaatattcaaattccatgttgtcgtctatgactGCAATATTCTGTCTTTTCACTTCAATTTCTTTCAGTTTCTTACAGCATTCAATTTTGATGGACTCCTCTTCAATGTCAACAATCCGTAGACATTTCCCCTTTCCATCGTCTGCAAGTTCACTCAATTTGGACTtgatattttcaatttcagagGTAACTTTGCTTAGGTGTTCATTCAACTCTTGGCACATTTGACGAGCCTCTTCCAAACGTTTCACAAGTGTTTCgtgttcttcatttttctgtcgGAAAACCTGTTCGGCTTTTTGATGAATTGCTTCTGTCTCCTTATGCGTAGCTGACTTATTTGCCACCTGCTCTGTTAGATCAGCAACGAGCTTTTCATTGTCACTCATATCATTAAACAATGGATGTGATTCGACAAGCTTAGTGTCACCCAAATCAAGCTGCTGTCGGATCAACAGCACTTGTAGCTCCCTAAGCTTGATTTCAGTTTGAAGAACCATGTGATGAGTCCTTTTCTTATCCGCCGCTAGTCGGTTGCGTTCTTCACGCGCAACATTGACTGCGTCTGACAGTGTTTCAACCAAAATGACGTCCGCAGATATGGCAGTATTTTTCACGGTTAattcttcttccaattcttTAGACTTGAGTAGAAGTAGCCGCAGTTCTTTGCCCAACGTTTTACGCTCAGCAATAATTGCTGACAATGCGGATTCGATCTCTATTTTCTCCAATCCGATTTGCGATTCTTGCTGATCAAGCTGCTCAGTTGGGACATCGATCGGCATGCAGCACATCTTCTTAGCCGGCAAAAAATTTTCATCCGAACTATTTTCATTATCTTTGTCTCCAATAATTGGCAATATGACTTCTGGCTCCGTCTCGAGATTAGCAGACACAGGCGAACTAGGGATTGCTGTTTCAGGAACTACTTCAACTCCCTGTTCAGATGCAGCAGGTGATGCGCAAATAGCGCTTTCTTCTAAACCTTCTCGTGGAATTATCTGATCTTCTACTCTGTCGATTAGGTCATTTtctgttaaacaaaaattgttatcaGTCAACATATAATTCCACTGAGACAACATCAAAATGCAAACCTGGTTTCTCAACTTCCATTAGGGTGGAACCATCTACTTCAGAATTTTGTAAAGTTTCTGGAAAATATAAGTGTTAAACAAAAGCACTTACAAGAAGAGCTCAAGAAATGCTAAAGTACCTGTTTCGCTTTTTGATGTAATTAAAGCTGTTACATTGGTCGTTTCTGTGAGGCTACTGTCGACCACCGATGAACGTTGTGTGTCATCTACTGCCAAGCAAATGAAATTATCATTTAAGCTTATGATTTGCATTAACGAATATTAATTTACCGCTTTCCC
Proteins encoded in this window:
- the LOC124340790 gene encoding uncharacterized protein LOC124340790 isoform X1, which translates into the protein MLKALYQLNSEPVVLLKKIEKCVKNKLPDCTANIDRDAMQRYQIVKKSPDPRDHSSSSLNLKINLTGGVPTCLKRKASLEDAFTEADAVYETHKKLKKDESVDSDSSKKRSKHHQGEKQEFDKKTKGSETSDKEKGKTKKKLEKEKFKSSKCEPSSETNVAAKSGHHTETGGSGLSSSELQTKHSQKKDRKHERKKKKSKEKSKDGSKCPLDIPTPESKKQSDNGEDVDGSEETVAIDKGGEVSVSIPKPASADEDITDEEVFEEPKEVIDALVEDEQNCDLPRSDSAATVALDMDMDRRSVNSATDDVEPEFVNLASPDKTNTTADDTFPLNDATENEMDVTLERSPEIGSSHKVCEEELPEETKETEDGVENKFSVPTDHDIIGEPSSNHTSQSQNDVEDISPPASVNRESVDDTQRSSVVDSSLTETTNVTALITSKSETETLQNSEVDGSTLMEVEKPENDLIDRVEDQIIPREGLEESAICASPAASEQGVEVVPETAIPSSPVSANLETEPEVILPIIGDKDNENSSDENFLPAKKMCCMPIDVPTEQLDQQESQIGLEKIEIESALSAIIAERKTLGKELRLLLLKSKELEEELTVKNTAISADVILVETLSDAVNVAREERNRLAADKKRTHHMVLQTEIKLRELQVLLIRQQLDLGDTKLVESHPLFNDMSDNEKLVADLTEQVANKSATHKETEAIHQKAEQVFRQKNEEHETLVKRLEEARQMCQELNEHLSKVTSEIENIKSKLSELADDGKGKCLRIVDIEEESIKIECCKKLKEIEVKRQNIAVIDDNMEFEYLIPKLCQLLPIKIQEEKKEETASKPATQPENSALDNPSSPDSRQSPRQFPFAQQLPTTVPPVTVAESLSNLLIEDTGSTYHIIETVAVSSEVQSPVVMETDFSPQTQPMCLRIPSTSVAGGSPTLSNVTTTTLGSPSIIQSTPSSNPIALRVENLTNPEPTQASTSQNITPASFALSPHPISLKSLSEAYPFYAQFINPNSPTANSDDEAILYQEIVNGCRNFTHWKCSYSCSKDFSNIARDNPLLRQSAGIMKDYLIPFYRLMLKKNTTAALLFDSIIHQAQKANWYGMAAVDSTYMKQMLENNLRSAIDIGTKYKDQSAILPSRVEFSPSSGKSSMPTFTIHLATPEAFRSPTLANQMQASNQNSVERSSADRTPVNTVTQGDHSPIGALNTMITNQNRQVNQQTPGPTQHSPNTVAMEGHPGMPRQGWTGNSVNNGMVAYQSTVVQNTAVVVPIINAQYTGRHRMPAVQQTVPPPHSTWPQQTAQQTAHQAYVQNLQSNRMQAPVNYQAGPYRQQQQATLQHQYMHPNGSQQSLGSSQQLHNRLAGPIAGDSPSRQQNMSILGSHLQQAQAPVQQQRIRQQSSSQQLTNQPTVSHHLSGMQQQQVPHSQAHSLQNAQHQIMQQQRHMPMSSPPINAQAQRHFPGQQSDIARQPAIRRLSRDVPQPQQHPLYTCLKCGQEAQQKCSGCQTTFYCSRDCQVAHWDEHGKTCSKQA
- the LOC124340790 gene encoding uncharacterized protein LOC124340790 isoform X3; translation: MLKALYQLNSEPVVLLKKIEKCVKNKLPDCTANIDRDAMQRYQIVKKSPDPRDHSSSSLNLKINLTGGVPTCLKRKASLEDAFTEADAVYETHKKLKKDESVDSDSSKKRSKHHQGEKQEFDKKTKGSETSDKEKGKTKKKLEKEKFKSSKCEPSSETNVAAKSGHHTETGGSGLSSSELQTKHSQKKDRKHERKKKKSKEKSKDGSKCPLDIPTPESKKQSDNGEDVDGSEETVAIDKGGEVSVSIPKPASADEDITDEEVFEEPKEVIDALVEDEQNCDLPRSDSAATVALDMDMDRRSVNSATDDVEPEFVNLASPDKTNTTADDTFPLNDATENEMDVTLERSPEIGSSHKVCEEELPEETKETEDGENKFSVPTDHDIIGEPSSNHTSQSQNDVEDISPPASVNRESVDDTQRSSVVDSSLTETTNVTALITSKSETETLQNSEVDGSTLMEVEKPENDLIDRVEDQIIPREGLEESAICASPAASEQGVEVVPETAIPSSPVSANLETEPEVILPIIGDKDNENSSDENFLPAKKMCCMPIDVPTEQLDQQESQIGLEKIEIESALSAIIAERKTLGKELRLLLLKSKELEEELTVKNTAISADVILVETLSDAVNVAREERNRLAADKKRTHHMVLQTEIKLRELQVLLIRQQLDLGDTKLVESHPLFNDMSDNEKLVADLTEQVANKSATHKETEAIHQKAEQVFRQKNEEHETLVKRLEEARQMCQELNEHLSKVTSEIENIKSKLSELADDGKGKCLRIVDIEEESIKIECCKKLKEIEVKRQNIAVIDDNMEFEYLIPKLCQLLPIKIQEEKKEETASKPATQPENSALDNPSSPDSRQSPRQFPFAQQLPTTVPPVTVAESLSNLLIEDTGSTYHIIETVAVSSEVQSPVVMETDFSPQTQPMCLRIPSTSVAGGSPTLSNVTTTTLGSPSIIQSTPSSNPIALRVENLTNPEPTQASTSQNITPASFALSPHPISLKSLSEAYPFYAQFINPNSPTANSDDEAILYQEIVNGCRNFTHWKCSYSCSKDFSNIARDNPLLRQSAGIMKDYLIPFYRLMLKKNTTAALLFDSIIHQAQKANWYGMAAVDSTYMKQMLENNLRSAIDIGTKYKDQSAILPSRVEFSPSSGKSSMPTFTIHLATPEAFRSPTLANQMQASNQNSVERSSADRTPVNTVTQGDHSPIGALNTMITNQNRQVNQQTPGPTQHSPNTVAMEGHPGMPRQGWTGNSVNNGMVAYQSTVVQNTAVVVPIINAQYTGRHRMPAVQQTVPPPHSTWPQQTAQQTAHQAYVQNLQSNRMQAPVNYQAGPYRQQQQATLQHQYMHPNGSQQSLGSSQQLHNRLAGPIAGDSPSRQQNMSILGSHLQQAQAPVQQQRIRQQSSSQQLTNQPTVSHHLSGMQQQQVPHSQAHSLQNAQHQIMQQQRHMPMSSPPINAQAQRHFPGQQSDIARQPAIRRLSRDVPQPQQHPLYTCLKCGQEAQQKCSGCQTTFYCSRDCQVAHWDEHGKTCSKQA
- the LOC124340790 gene encoding uncharacterized protein LOC124340790 isoform X2 is translated as MLKALYQLNSEPVVLLKKIEKCVKNKLPDCTANIDRDAMQRYQIVKKSPDPRDHSSSSLNLKINLTGGVPTCLKRKASLEDAFTEADAVYETHKKLKKDESVDSDSSKKRSKHHQGEKQEFDKKTKGSETSDKEKGKTKKKLEKEKFKSSKCEPSSETNVAAKSGHHTETGGSGLSSSELQTKHSQKKDRKHERKKKKSKEKSKDGSKCPLDIPTPESKKQSDNGEDVDGSEETVAIDKGGEVSVSIPKPASADEDITDEEVFEEPKEVIDALVEDEQNCDLPRSDSAATVALDMDMDRRSVNSATDDVEPEFVNLASPDKTNTTADDTFPLNDATENEMDVTLERSPEIGSSHKVCEEELPEETKETEDGVENKFSVPTDHDIIGEPSSNHTSQSQNDVEDISPPASVNRESDDTQRSSVVDSSLTETTNVTALITSKSETETLQNSEVDGSTLMEVEKPENDLIDRVEDQIIPREGLEESAICASPAASEQGVEVVPETAIPSSPVSANLETEPEVILPIIGDKDNENSSDENFLPAKKMCCMPIDVPTEQLDQQESQIGLEKIEIESALSAIIAERKTLGKELRLLLLKSKELEEELTVKNTAISADVILVETLSDAVNVAREERNRLAADKKRTHHMVLQTEIKLRELQVLLIRQQLDLGDTKLVESHPLFNDMSDNEKLVADLTEQVANKSATHKETEAIHQKAEQVFRQKNEEHETLVKRLEEARQMCQELNEHLSKVTSEIENIKSKLSELADDGKGKCLRIVDIEEESIKIECCKKLKEIEVKRQNIAVIDDNMEFEYLIPKLCQLLPIKIQEEKKEETASKPATQPENSALDNPSSPDSRQSPRQFPFAQQLPTTVPPVTVAESLSNLLIEDTGSTYHIIETVAVSSEVQSPVVMETDFSPQTQPMCLRIPSTSVAGGSPTLSNVTTTTLGSPSIIQSTPSSNPIALRVENLTNPEPTQASTSQNITPASFALSPHPISLKSLSEAYPFYAQFINPNSPTANSDDEAILYQEIVNGCRNFTHWKCSYSCSKDFSNIARDNPLLRQSAGIMKDYLIPFYRLMLKKNTTAALLFDSIIHQAQKANWYGMAAVDSTYMKQMLENNLRSAIDIGTKYKDQSAILPSRVEFSPSSGKSSMPTFTIHLATPEAFRSPTLANQMQASNQNSVERSSADRTPVNTVTQGDHSPIGALNTMITNQNRQVNQQTPGPTQHSPNTVAMEGHPGMPRQGWTGNSVNNGMVAYQSTVVQNTAVVVPIINAQYTGRHRMPAVQQTVPPPHSTWPQQTAQQTAHQAYVQNLQSNRMQAPVNYQAGPYRQQQQATLQHQYMHPNGSQQSLGSSQQLHNRLAGPIAGDSPSRQQNMSILGSHLQQAQAPVQQQRIRQQSSSQQLTNQPTVSHHLSGMQQQQVPHSQAHSLQNAQHQIMQQQRHMPMSSPPINAQAQRHFPGQQSDIARQPAIRRLSRDVPQPQQHPLYTCLKCGQEAQQKCSGCQTTFYCSRDCQVAHWDEHGKTCSKQA